A window of Leclercia adecarboxylata contains these coding sequences:
- the ilvG gene encoding acetolactate synthase 2 catalytic subunit, whose amino-acid sequence MNGAQWVVHALRAQGVETVFGYPGGAIMPIYDALYDGGVEHLLCRHEQGAAMAAIGYARATGKTGVCMATSGPGATNLITGLADALLDSVPVVAITGQVASPFIGTDAFQEVDVLGLSLACTKHSFLVQSLEELPRVMAEAFEVANSGRPGPVLVDIPKDIQVALGELEPHFSTVEDVDGFPDAEVQEAYQMLAHAQKPMLYVGGGVGMAQAVPALREFIAATQMPATCTLKGLGAVDASYPYYLGMLGMHGTKAANLAVQECDLLIAVGARFDDRVTGKLNTFAPNAKVIHMDIDPAEMNKLRQAHVALQGDLNALLPALQQSLTIDAWRQHAAEMRREHAWRYDHPGDAIYAPLLLKQLSDRKPADSVVTTDVGQHQMWSAQHMTYTRPENFITSSGLGTMGFGLPAAVGAQVARPDDTVICISGDGSFMMNVQELGTIKRKQLPVKIVLLDNQRLGMVRQWQQLFFQERYSETTLTDNPDFLVLASAFGIPGQHITRKDQVEAALDEMLSSKGPYLLHVSIDELENVWPLVPPGASNSQMLEKLS is encoded by the coding sequence ATGAATGGCGCACAGTGGGTGGTACATGCGTTGCGAGCGCAGGGAGTCGAGACAGTATTCGGTTACCCTGGTGGCGCAATTATGCCGATTTACGATGCTCTGTATGACGGCGGCGTGGAACATCTGTTGTGCCGACACGAACAGGGTGCGGCGATGGCGGCCATCGGTTATGCGCGTGCAACGGGGAAAACCGGCGTCTGTATGGCGACCTCTGGCCCGGGTGCAACCAATCTGATCACCGGTCTGGCTGACGCACTGCTTGATTCTGTTCCCGTTGTCGCCATCACCGGTCAGGTTGCTTCACCCTTCATCGGCACCGATGCTTTTCAGGAAGTGGACGTTCTCGGTTTGTCACTGGCGTGTACTAAACACAGCTTCCTCGTTCAGTCACTGGAAGAGTTGCCTCGCGTAATGGCGGAGGCATTTGAGGTGGCAAACTCAGGCCGTCCCGGCCCGGTTCTGGTTGATATTCCAAAAGATATTCAGGTGGCGCTGGGTGAACTGGAGCCTCACTTCTCCACCGTTGAAGACGTCGATGGATTCCCGGATGCCGAAGTGCAAGAGGCGTATCAGATGCTGGCCCACGCGCAAAAGCCAATGCTGTATGTTGGCGGCGGCGTGGGGATGGCGCAGGCCGTCCCGGCCCTGCGTGAATTTATCGCCGCAACCCAAATGCCTGCGACCTGCACGTTGAAAGGGTTGGGCGCAGTGGATGCCAGCTATCCCTACTATCTGGGCATGCTGGGGATGCACGGCACCAAAGCCGCCAACCTTGCGGTCCAGGAGTGCGATCTGTTGATTGCTGTGGGCGCGCGCTTCGACGATCGCGTTACCGGTAAGCTGAATACCTTCGCGCCGAATGCCAAAGTTATCCATATGGATATCGACCCGGCAGAAATGAACAAACTCCGCCAGGCGCACGTGGCTCTGCAGGGCGATCTCAACGCGCTGCTGCCTGCGTTACAGCAGTCATTAACTATCGACGCCTGGCGCCAACATGCCGCAGAGATGCGCCGCGAACATGCCTGGCGCTATGACCATCCGGGCGACGCCATTTATGCGCCGTTGCTGTTGAAGCAACTGTCGGACCGTAAGCCTGCTGACAGCGTAGTGACCACCGATGTGGGCCAACACCAGATGTGGTCAGCCCAGCACATGACCTACACGCGCCCGGAAAATTTCATCACGTCCAGCGGATTAGGCACGATGGGATTTGGTCTGCCTGCAGCCGTTGGGGCACAGGTAGCTCGTCCCGACGATACGGTCATCTGTATCTCCGGTGACGGCTCTTTCATGATGAACGTGCAGGAGCTTGGCACCATCAAGCGTAAGCAGTTGCCGGTGAAGATCGTCCTGCTGGATAACCAACGTTTGGGCATGGTTCGCCAGTGGCAGCAGCTCTTTTTCCAGGAGCGCTACAGCGAAACCACCCTGACAGATAACCCCGATTTCCTCGTTCTGGCCAGCGCCTTTGGCATTCCTGGCCAGCACATCACCCGTAAAGACCAGGTTGAAGCGGCACTTGATGAAATGCTGTCAAGCAAGGGGCCTTACCTGCTTCATGTCTCAATCGACGAGCTTGAGAATGTCTGGCCGTTGGTGCCGCCCGGCGCCAGTAACTCACAAATGCTGGAGAAATTATCATGA
- the ilvX gene encoding peptide IlvX, whose translation MMRFSIKFCFSRFTTGN comes from the coding sequence ATGATGAGATTTAGCATAAAATTCTGTTTCTCCCGATTTACAACGGGGAACTAA
- the ilvL gene encoding ilv operon leader peptide: MTALLLVISLVVISVVVIIIPPCGAALGRGKA, encoded by the coding sequence ATGACAGCCCTTCTACTAGTGATTAGCCTGGTCGTGATTAGCGTGGTGGTGATTATTATCCCACCGTGCGGGGCTGCACTTGGACGAGGAAAGGCTTAA
- a CDS encoding YifB family Mg chelatase-like AAA ATPase: MSLSVVYTRAALGVKAPLISVEVHLSNGLPGLTLVGLPETTVKEARDRVRSAIINSGYTFPAKKITINLAPADLPKEGGRYDLPIAIALLAASEQLSSSRISAYEFVGELALTGALRGVPGAISGALAAIRAGREIIVARDNAAEVSLIEEKGCLVAEHLQEVCAFLEGRHELEAPTGEPFIAEHNDCDLSDIIGQEQGKRALEITAAGAHNLLLIGPPGTGKTMLASRLSTLLPPLSNHEALESAAIVSLVSATSMYKQWRQRPFRAPHHSASLVAMVGGGAIPGPGEISLAHNGILFLDELPEFERRVLDALREPIESGQINISRTRAKISYPARFQLIAAMNPSPTGHYQGNHNRCTPEQTLRYLGRLSGPFLDRFDLSLEIPLPPPGLLSQAHKTGDSSLTVRNRVIAAQERQLARQNKRNAHLDNAEIRTFCQLTADDAMWLEETLTRFGLSVRAWQRLLKVARTIADLEECENIERRHLQEALSYRAIDRLLLHLQKMLT; encoded by the coding sequence ATGTCATTATCGGTTGTCTATACCCGCGCTGCGTTAGGCGTAAAAGCGCCGCTTATTTCCGTTGAAGTTCATCTCAGTAATGGCCTGCCAGGCTTAACGCTGGTCGGCTTGCCCGAAACCACCGTCAAGGAAGCACGAGACCGGGTACGCAGCGCGATCATCAATAGTGGCTACACCTTTCCAGCCAAAAAGATCACTATTAATCTGGCTCCGGCGGATCTCCCTAAGGAAGGAGGAAGATACGATTTACCTATCGCAATCGCGCTTCTCGCCGCCTCTGAGCAACTCTCTTCCTCGAGGATAAGTGCCTATGAGTTTGTGGGGGAACTGGCGCTTACAGGCGCATTAAGAGGGGTTCCTGGCGCCATATCAGGCGCTCTGGCGGCTATACGCGCCGGTAGAGAGATTATTGTCGCCAGGGATAATGCCGCCGAAGTTAGTCTTATCGAAGAAAAAGGCTGTCTGGTGGCAGAACACCTGCAGGAGGTATGCGCCTTTCTGGAAGGGCGTCATGAGCTGGAAGCACCCACCGGGGAGCCTTTCATTGCGGAGCATAACGACTGTGACCTCAGCGATATCATCGGCCAGGAACAGGGTAAAAGGGCGCTGGAGATCACCGCCGCCGGTGCGCATAACCTGCTACTCATTGGCCCACCCGGCACCGGCAAGACCATGCTTGCGAGCCGGCTTAGCACTCTGCTACCGCCGCTGAGCAACCATGAGGCGCTGGAGAGTGCTGCTATCGTGAGTCTGGTTAGTGCTACATCAATGTATAAGCAGTGGCGCCAGCGTCCCTTTCGCGCCCCCCATCATAGCGCCTCGCTGGTGGCTATGGTGGGGGGAGGCGCTATCCCTGGGCCGGGAGAGATTTCGCTGGCGCATAATGGCATTCTGTTTCTGGATGAACTCCCCGAGTTTGAACGCCGCGTGCTGGATGCTTTACGCGAGCCCATCGAATCCGGGCAAATCAACATCTCCCGAACGCGGGCCAAGATCAGCTACCCGGCGCGCTTTCAGCTTATTGCCGCTATGAACCCCAGCCCGACAGGGCACTACCAGGGCAATCACAATCGCTGCACCCCCGAACAGACGCTTCGCTATCTTGGACGCCTGTCTGGCCCATTCCTGGATCGCTTCGATTTATCGCTTGAGATCCCGCTCCCGCCGCCAGGCTTGTTAAGCCAGGCGCATAAAACGGGAGATTCCAGCCTCACCGTAAGAAACAGAGTGATTGCCGCGCAGGAAAGACAGCTGGCGAGGCAGAATAAACGCAATGCACATCTGGATAATGCGGAGATCCGCACCTTTTGCCAGCTAACCGCAGACGATGCGATGTGGCTGGAAGAGACACTGACGCGCTTCGGCCTGTCAGTGCGTGCCTGGCAGCGGTTATTAAAGGTTGCGCGTACAATTGCCGATCTGGAAGAGTGTGAAAATATAGAACGCAGGCACCTGCAGGAAGCGCTGAGCTATCGGGCTATTGACCGCCTGCTGCTACACCTGCAAAAAATGCTGACGTAA
- a CDS encoding DUF413 domain-containing protein, giving the protein MAESFTTTNRFFDNKNYPRGFSRHGDFTIKEAQLLERHGYAFNELDLGKREPSTEDEKSFVAVCRGEREPVTEAERVWIKYMARIKRPKRFHTLSGGKPQMEGAEDYTDSDD; this is encoded by the coding sequence ATGGCGGAAAGCTTTACGACGACTAATCGTTTTTTCGACAATAAAAATTATCCACGCGGATTTTCTCGCCACGGTGATTTCACCATCAAAGAAGCACAACTGCTTGAGCGCCACGGTTATGCCTTCAATGAACTGGACCTGGGAAAACGTGAACCCTCCACTGAAGACGAAAAATCTTTTGTTGCCGTCTGCCGTGGTGAACGTGAGCCGGTAACGGAAGCGGAGCGCGTATGGATCAAGTATATGGCGCGTATCAAGCGTCCAAAGCGTTTCCATACTCTGTCTGGTGGTAAGCCACAGATGGAAGGTGCAGAAGACTACACCGATTCAGACGATTAA
- the hdfR gene encoding HTH-type transcriptional regulator HdfR has product MDTELLKTFLEVSRTRHFGRAAEALYLTQSAVSFRIRQLENQLGVNLFTRHRNNIRLTPAGEKLLPYAETLMNTWQAARKEVAHTSKHNEFSIGASASLWECMLSPWLSRLYRSHGHLQFEARIAQRQSLVKQLHERQLDLLITTEAPKMDEFSSQVLGQFSLGLYAAEPSANKSDLNYLRLEWGPDFQPHEAGLIAADDVPVLTTSSAEIACQQLAALKGCTWLPQRWASDKPGLYRVTDSALLQRPLYAIWLQNSDKQAQIKDLLKINVME; this is encoded by the coding sequence GTGGATACGGAATTGCTAAAAACTTTCCTCGAAGTGAGCAGAACTCGCCACTTCGGGCGCGCCGCAGAAGCGCTTTATCTGACGCAATCGGCAGTGAGCTTTCGTATTCGACAGCTTGAAAATCAGCTCGGTGTAAACCTTTTCACCCGCCATCGCAATAACATACGCTTAACGCCAGCAGGAGAGAAACTTCTGCCTTATGCAGAAACGCTGATGAATACCTGGCAGGCGGCACGTAAAGAGGTGGCTCACACCTCAAAGCATAATGAGTTTTCTATCGGTGCCAGCGCCTCGCTATGGGAGTGCATGCTTAGCCCCTGGCTTAGTCGATTGTATCGCTCTCACGGCCACTTACAGTTTGAGGCGCGTATTGCGCAACGGCAGTCACTTGTTAAGCAGCTGCATGAAAGACAACTGGATCTGCTGATTACCACAGAAGCACCAAAGATGGATGAATTCAGCAGCCAGGTTCTCGGGCAATTTAGCCTGGGGCTGTATGCCGCTGAGCCCTCCGCCAACAAAAGCGACCTGAATTATCTGCGTCTTGAATGGGGCCCCGATTTCCAGCCGCATGAGGCGGGTTTGATTGCGGCTGATGATGTACCGGTGCTGACGACCAGTTCTGCAGAAATAGCGTGCCAGCAACTTGCTGCACTCAAAGGTTGCACCTGGTTGCCGCAACGCTGGGCCAGTGATAAACCAGGTTTGTATAGGGTTACCGATTCTGCTCTGCTTCAGAGGCCGCTATATGCTATCTGGCTTCAGAATAGTGACAAGCAAGCACAAATCAAAGATCTGCTAAAAATCAATGTGATGGAGTAA